A section of the Roseivirga sp. BDSF3-8 genome encodes:
- a CDS encoding CRISPR-associated endonuclease Cas6 — METTDTKPHTIQTTTLRFPDLRLQRREAAQLRGYFGNLFREHSPLLHNHYEDGSLRYGYPLVQYKVIKGVPTLLGLEEGAGLLTELFLQVRELDIAGTHYTIQGKDLRQEKVAIGVDPSGLHQYTFVNPWLGLNEANYQKYKKASPEEQQKLLQRVLTGNILSFYKGMALRLSPDERILLTAKLSPKRINFKNQEMLGFTGEFTTNALLPGAVGLGKAVSRGFGVVSFNG; from the coding sequence ATGGAAACCACAGACACAAAACCACATACTATACAGACCACCACGCTGCGCTTTCCCGATCTGCGCTTGCAGCGGCGGGAGGCGGCGCAGTTGCGCGGGTACTTCGGCAACCTGTTCCGGGAGCATAGTCCGCTGTTGCACAACCACTACGAGGACGGCAGCCTGCGCTATGGCTACCCGCTGGTGCAGTATAAAGTCATCAAAGGCGTGCCCACCCTGCTGGGGCTGGAAGAAGGCGCCGGGCTGCTTACGGAGCTATTCCTGCAAGTGCGCGAGCTGGACATAGCCGGTACCCACTACACCATACAAGGCAAAGACCTACGGCAGGAAAAGGTAGCCATAGGCGTAGACCCCTCCGGACTGCACCAGTACACCTTCGTAAACCCCTGGCTGGGCCTGAACGAAGCCAACTACCAGAAATACAAAAAGGCCAGCCCGGAAGAGCAGCAAAAGCTGCTGCAGCGCGTCCTTACCGGCAACATCCTCAGCTTCTACAAAGGCATGGCCCTGCGCCTCTCACCCGATGAGCGCATCCTGCTCACCGCCAAGCTCAGCCCAAAACGCATCAACTTCAAAAACCAGGAAATGCTGGGATTTACGGGGGAGTTTACGACCAATGCTTTGCTGCCGGGTGCGGTGGGGCTTGGGAAAGCGGTTAGTCGGGGATTTGGGGTGGTTTCTTTTAATGGTTAA